GCAGGGGATGACGGCATTTGTATGAAATCCAGTGGCGATGGCTCACAGGCGGCCCTTTCCGAAATCCTGATTGCAGAATGTATCGTGTACCGCGCCCATGGTGGCTTTGTAATCGGAAGTAATACAGATGGCGGCATGTGCAATATCTATGTTACCCATTGTTCCTTTGAAGGAAGTGATGTAGGCATACGGGTGAAAAGCAACCGGGGCAGAGGAGGACTGGTGAAGGACATCTATATTGACAGCATCCGGATGGTAAATATTATAAACGAAGCCATCTCTTTTGATACATACTATGAAGCGTCTTCACTTTCAGGAGGGAATGAAAAACTCCCTGAATTTAAAGACTTCTATATCAGTAACATTATTTGTAACGGTGCAAAAACCGCGATGATGTTTCGTGGATTACCGGAAATGCCTATACATGACCTACACTTTAAAAACGTATACATTCAAGCCAGCAAAGGCGTAGAAGCAGAAGCCATTAAAGATATTCAGTTTCAAAACGTACAATTTAAAACAACTCAGCAGCCTGCAATTCCACCAGGTGCTGCACCTTTTATTAAAATTTCCTTATGAAACCTTACTACTTATTGTTGTTTGTAACTTTCACTGCATGTAATTTTTATGACAAAGACCTGATGCATGCGGTGATCAATAAAGACGAAGCCAGCATACGCTACGACCTGAAGCACCATGCCAACACAGAGGTCAAAGATGCGGAGGGCTTCACACCACTCATCAGGGCCGCGGCAGATGATGAACCGAATATTGTCGCAATGCTTTTGGGTGCCAATGCGAATATTGAGGCAAAGAATACGTTTGGAGAAACGGCTTTGTCTCTGGCTGCTTTCAAAGGATTCAAAACTACTGTAAATGTGTTATTGTCTCACAACGCAAATGTCAATGCATTGAACAGGGATAGTGTTACGCCTTTGATGTATGCTGCCAGCAGAGGGCATACTGATATTACAGAAATGCTATTGAGACAGGGTGCGCAGTTAGACCTTGTATCCAGGGAAGGGTTGACGCCGCTGGCATATGCAGTATCTAATGAGCATGAAGATATTGCGAAGTTGTTTTTAGATCATGGGGCGAAAGTAGATTTTAAAATGCATGATCATGAGACAATATTGATATTGTTGGCGAACAGGCATAATGTGTCACTGACAAAGTTGTTATTGGATCGTGGAGCGGATGTTAATGCGGCGGATGATTATGGGAACACAGCGTTGATGAATGCTTGCAGGAATAGGGATACTGGAATGGTGAAGTTGTTGTTGGGTTATCATGCGAGGGTGGATGTGAGGGATAGTAATGGAGATTCGCCGTTGGAGCATGCAAAGCGTGCGGGAGATGAGGGAGTGATTAGGTTGGTAGCACTTAAATAAAAACTCGCTTTCACGTTCAGCAAATGGGAGTTTCTACTTTATTTTCACTCAATAAATCACTCATACAATCCATTAAAATAAGAAACTCACTTTCACATTACAGCAAATGCGAGTTTCTTATTTATTTTTACTCAATAAATCACCTGACAATTCATTAAATAAGAAACTCGCTTTTACATTACAGCAAATACGAGTTTCTTATTTATTTTTACTCAATAAATCACTCATACAATCCATTAAAATAAGAAACTCGCTTTTACATTACAGCAAAAGCGAGTTTCTTATTTATTTTTACTCAATAAATCACTCATACAATCCATTAAAATAAGAAACTCGCTTTTACATTACAGCAAAAACGAGTTTCTACCTTATTTTCAATCAACAAATCACTGAGACATTACAAATCACTTAACCCTGCAGCATTACCTGTCCCACTCAAACCACTGTAAATAATCACTCCCTTCGCATTCCCATTCCTTGTAAAACCCCAACCCGGAGAGTTATAATTCGCCACGCAGTTTGTAATAGTATGTGCAATGCTCTGACCAGAGCTACCCAACTTAAACCCATTACCATCGCCATTAGAACCTTTACCATTATGTTCCGCAGTACAACCACTGATCTTTACAGGAGATGGATTACCATACAGATCCCATCCATCATCTGAATTGTAAGAAGCATAGCAACCGGTAAATGAATTACCAGTACCACTTGACAGCTTACATGCAAAACCATCTGCATCTTCACCACCGGCAGATACATCATAGTTCTGATTAGAATTACAATTATTAATACTTACATTATAGGCGCCATTGTACACCTGTATACCCGTATTCCCATTGTAATCAGAAGTGATGTTGTTCACGTAATTATTGCCTCCTGACTGGAATACGATGCCGGAAGAGGGTCCACCGGTAATACGCATGTTCTGGATATTCCAATAGCTACCATTTACTTTCACTGCCCAACTACCAGCGCCGGCAGCATTAAGTGTTCCACCATAAATATTGATCTTGGAACTGGAAGTACCGCTATTGAGTAATTGTAGGGTACTGGTCAGGTTAATAGTGCCGCTGATGGCGATGACATCACCTGCTTTAGCATTGGCTACGGCTGTTTTCAAAGCAGCTTCGGTAGTGACTGTAGTGGTAGCCGCGGCGGTTACTTCGCCGATAGCGGCAGTGGAAACAGGAGAAGGCAGCTTCACCTGATCTTCGTTT
This Chitinophaga sancti DNA region includes the following protein-coding sequences:
- a CDS encoding right-handed parallel beta-helix repeat-containing protein, yielding MKINLMIALLVLACTSCSKNEDQVKLPSPVSTAAIGEVTAAATTTVTTEAALKTAVANAKAGDVIAISGTINLTSTLQLLNSGTSSSKINIYGGTLNAAGAGSWAVKVNGSYWNIQNMRITGGPSSGIVFQSGGNNYVNNITSDYNGNTGIQVYNGAYNVSINNCNSNQNYDVSAGGEDADGFACKLSSGTGNSFTGCYASYNSDDGWDLYGNPSPVKISGCTAEHNGKGSNGDGNGFKLGSSGQSIAHTITNCVANYNSPGWGFTRNGNAKGVIIYSGLSGTGNAAGLSDL
- a CDS encoding ankyrin repeat domain-containing protein; the protein is MKPYYLLLFVTFTACNFYDKDLMHAVINKDEASIRYDLKHHANTEVKDAEGFTPLIRAAADDEPNIVAMLLGANANIEAKNTFGETALSLAAFKGFKTTVNVLLSHNANVNALNRDSVTPLMYAASRGHTDITEMLLRQGAQLDLVSREGLTPLAYAVSNEHEDIAKLFLDHGAKVDFKMHDHETILILLANRHNVSLTKLLLDRGADVNAADDYGNTALMNACRNRDTGMVKLLLGYHARVDVRDSNGDSPLEHAKRAGDEGVIRLVALK